A single Cottoperca gobio chromosome 7, fCotGob3.1, whole genome shotgun sequence DNA region contains:
- the gnai3 gene encoding guanine nucleotide-binding protein G(i) subunit alpha, producing the protein MGCTISAEDKAAVERSKMIDKNIREDREKSSREVKLLLLGAGESGKSTIVKQMKIIHEDGYSEEECKQYKVVVYSNTIQSIMAIIRAMGRLKIDFGDAPRTEDARQLFVLASSAEEGVLSAELTTVIQRLWRDAGVQTCFDRSREYQLNDSAAYYLNDLGRICQLNYVPTQQDVLRTRVKTTGIVETHFTFKDLYFKMFDVGGQRSERKKWIHCFEGVTSIIFCVALSDYDLVLAEDEEMNRMHESMKLFDSICNNKWFTLTSIILFLNKKDLFEEKISRSPLTICYPEYPGGHAYEETSTYIQCQFEDLNKRKDTKEIYTHFTCATDTKNVQFVFDAVTDVIIKINLREIGLY; encoded by the exons ATGGGCTGCACGATCAGCGCCGAGGACAAAGCTGCGGTGGAGAGGAGTAAAATGATTGATAAAAACatcagagaagacagagagaaatccTCCAGAGAAGTGAAGCTGCTCCTGCTCG GTGCTGGGGAGTCTGGGAAAAGCACAATAGTAAAGCAGATGAA AATCATCCATGAAGATGGATACTCAGAAGAAGAGTGCAAGCAGTACAAAGTGGTCGTGTACAGCAACACCATCCAGTCCATCATGGCCATCATCAGGGCCATGGGTCGCTTAAAGATAGATTTTGGGGATGCTCCACGGACG GAGGATGCCCGCCAGCTGTTTGTCCTGGCGAGCTCGGCGGAGGAAGGAGTGTTGTCGGCAGAGCTGACCACTGTGATTCAGAGGCTGTGGAGAGATGCCGGAGTTCAGACGTGCTTCGATCGATCACGAGAGTATCAGCTCAACGACTCTGCTGCATA CTACCTGAATGACTTGGGCAGGATCTGTCAGCTGAACTACGTCCCGACTCAGCAGGATGTGCTGCGTACACGTGTGAAGACCACTGGCATTGTGGAAACTCACTTCACCTTCAAAGATCTCTACTTCAA gATGTTTGATGTCGGAGGTCAGCGCTCAGAGAGGAAAAAGTGGATTCATTGCTTTGAGGGAGTCACATCTATCATTTTCTGCGTAGCGCTCAGTGACTACGACCTTGTCTTGGCTGAGGATGAGGAGATG AACCGGATGCATGAGAGCATGAAGCTCTTCGACTCCATCTGCAACAACAAGTGGTTCACGCTCACCTccatcatcctcttcctcaACAAGAAGGACTTGTTTGAAGAGAAGATCAGCAGGAGTCCGCTCACTATCTGCTACCCCGAATACCCCG gTGGGCACGCATATGAAGAGACTTCAACTTATATCCAGTGCCAGTTTGAAGACTTAAACAAACGAAAGGACACCAAGGAGATCTACACCCACTTCACTTGTGCCACAGACACCAAGAATGTGCAGTTTGTGTTCGACGCCGTCACCGACGTCATCATCAAGATCAACCTGAGGGAGATCGGGCTCTACTAA
- the gnat2 gene encoding guanine nucleotide-binding protein G(t) subunit alpha-2: MGAGASAEDKKSKELEKQLQVDADKDAKTVKLLLLGAGESGKSTIVKQMKILHQGGYSRQEQLEFRGVVYGNILQSALAIIRGMEMLSIDFGSTAAQENAQKLQNLSDSIEEGTMPAELVDVIQKLWKDTGVQGAFDRAAEYQLNDSAGYYLNEMERIGKPDYLPTEQDVLRSRVKTTGIIEEQFSCKELYFRMFDVGGQRSERKKWIHCFEGVTCIIFCGALSAYDMVLVEDEEVNRMHESLHLFNSICNHRFFALTSIVLFLNKKDLFEEKIKKVHLSICFPDYDGCNSYEDASNYIKSQFLELNMKKGVKEIYSHLTCATDTRNVEIVFNAVTDIIIKENLKDCGLF, translated from the exons ATGGGTGCGGGAGCAAGCGCCGAGGACAAAAAGTCGAAGGAGTTGGAAAAACAACTCCAGGTAGATGCCGATAAGGATGCTAAAACAGTCAAGCTATTACTGCTTG GTGCTGGTGAGTCAGGGAAAAGCACcattgtaaaacaaatgaa GATTCTGCATCAAGGTGGTTACTCAAGACAGGAACAACTGGAGTTCAGAGGTGTCGTCTATGGCAACATCCTGCAGTCTGCTCTGGCTATCATCAGAGGCATGGAGATGCTGAGCATTGATTTTGGCTCGACCGCTGCTCAG GAGAATGCACAGAAGCTGCAGAACTTGTCCGACTCCATTGAAGAGGGCACAATGCCTGCTGAGCTGGTTGATGTCATCCAGAAACTGTGGAAAGACACTGGTGTGCAGGGCGCCTTTGACAGAGCTGCTGAGTACCAGCTGAACGACTCTGCTGGCTA CTACCTCAATGAAATGGAGAGAATCGGCAAGCCAGACTACCTCCCCACTGAGCAGGACGTGCTGCGATCTCGAGTCAAAACTACTGGTATCATTGAAGAACAGTTCTCCTGCAAAGAGTTGTACTTCAG GATGTTCGATGTGGGTGGCCAGaggtcagagagaaagaagtggATCCATTGTTTCGAGGGTGTGACCTGCATCATCTTTTGCGGAGCTCTCAGTGCATACGACATGGTGCTGGTAGAGGACGAAGAAGTG AACCGCATGCACGAGTCCCTCCATCTATTCAACAGTATCTGCAACCACAGATTCTTTGCACTGACCTCCATCGTGCTTTTCCTCAACAAGAAGGATCTCTTTGAAGAGAAGATCAAGAAAGTCCACCTGAGTATCTGCTTCCCCGACTATGATG GCTGCAACTCGTACGAAGACGCCAGCAACTACATCAAGTCGCAGTTTTTGGAACTGAACATGAAGAAGGGAGTGAAAGAAATCTACTCCCACTTGACCTGTGCCACCGACACAAGGAACGTCGAGATTGTGTTCAACGCTGTGACGGACATCATCATCAAAGAAAACCTTAAAGATTGTGGTCTCTTCTAA